The sequence below is a genomic window from Streptomyces sp. NBC_00289.
TCGTCGGCGCCCTCATGCTCGCCCCGGCCCCACACCAGTCCGCTGCTTTCGTGTTCACGCACTTCCACAACGACACCGGCTTCACCAGCCCCGTCTACGTGGCCGTCGTCGGTTCTCTGCTGGCCGGCTACACGTTCTGCGGCTACGACGCCAGCTCCCACGTGGCCGAAGAGACCACCGACGCCTCCACCTCCGCCCCCAAGGGCATCGTCCGCTCCATCTGGGTCTCCTGGCTGGCCGGGTTCGTCCTGCTGGCCGGCATGCTCTTCGCGATCCAGGACTACGCCGGAACCCAGAACACCGCGACCGGCGTGCCGCCCGCACAGATCTTCCTCGACGTCCTCGGCGCCCAAGGCGCTAAGGCACTCCTCCTGGTCGTCATCATCGCGATGCTGTTCTGCGGCAACGCCGAGGTAGCCGCGGGCAGCCGCATGGTCTACGCGTTCTCCCGCAGCCGCGCCCTGCCCGGCTGGCAGAGCTGGCGTCAGGTCAACGCGAGGACGAAGACCCCCACCCGAGCCGTCTGGCTCTGCACCGCGGTCCCGTTCATCCTCGCCCTGCCTGCCCTGTGGTCTCCGGCCGCCTACGGCGCAATCACAGCGATCAACGCAGTCGGCATGGTCCCCGCCTACGGCATCCCCGTCTTCCTCGCCCTGCGCAAGGGCCGCCACTACCAGCCCGGGGCCTGGTCCCTGGGGCGGTGGCGGCGGCCCATCGGCGTCATCGCCATCACCTACGTCGTAATCATCACCGTGGTGTTCTGCCTGCCGCAGACCGCGCCGATCACCGCCCAATCCTTCAACTACGCCAGCCTGAGCCTTCTGGTAGCTCTCCTGCTGGCCGCAATCACCTGGATGACCCGCGGCAAACGCGACTACCAGCTCACCGCAGCCCACGCCGCTCTGCCCAGTGAGGCCGTCGGATTCACCGGAGGCTACTGATGACCACAGCACCCACCACCCCCGTCGAAGGCCCCCGGCCCCGGCGCACGCTCTCCATGAAAACGCTCCATACCCTGGTCGAGGAGCGAACCATCTCCCAGATCATGCTCGCCGCACCGGACATGCAAGGACGCCTGAAGGGCAAAATCTTCGACGCCCGCAACTTCCTGGAACGCATGCTGCCCGGAGCCGACATGTGCGCCTACCTCCTGGCCACCGACGTCGACATGGCGCCGCTCGACGGCTTCGACCTCACCGGCTGGGAGCAAGGGCGGTTTCCATCAGTGGTTGCGAATCACCTGGTCAATGGGCCTGTGAGGCATTCTTGCATGGCCTCGGCCGGGGTCTTGTCCCCGAGGACGATGCGGGGTCGGTGGTTGAGTTGGCGGGCGACGGCGCGAAGGTCTTGTGCGGTGTGGACTGACAGATCGGTGCCTTTGGGAAAGTACTGCCGCAGCAGGCCGT
It includes:
- a CDS encoding amino acid permease, translated to MSHRSASPHVLDDDDVLAALGIKPELSRKMGSFGNFAISFSVICILAGGMSLFGFGLGHGGPVVMLGSWAVIGGMTLLVGMSLADVVSAYPTSGGPYFMAEKLGGRRWGWYTGWLNLLGLLGAIAGIDYGAAAFIGAFAQLQWDITPTTTGTLLIFGAILLLHGLLNSAGVRRVNVLNSISVWWQLLGVTAIVGALMLAPAPHQSAAFVFTHFHNDTGFTSPVYVAVVGSLLAGYTFCGYDASSHVAEETTDASTSAPKGIVRSIWVSWLAGFVLLAGMLFAIQDYAGTQNTATGVPPAQIFLDVLGAQGAKALLLVVIIAMLFCGNAEVAAGSRMVYAFSRSRALPGWQSWRQVNARTKTPTRAVWLCTAVPFILALPALWSPAAYGAITAINAVGMVPAYGIPVFLALRKGRHYQPGAWSLGRWRRPIGVIAITYVVIITVVFCLPQTAPITAQSFNYASLSLLVALLLAAITWMTRGKRDYQLTAAHAALPSEAVGFTGGY